A single Triticum dicoccoides isolate Atlit2015 ecotype Zavitan chromosome 2A, WEW_v2.0, whole genome shotgun sequence DNA region contains:
- the LOC119359104 gene encoding glucose-6-phosphate isomerase, cytosolic-like, with translation MASPVLISDTDQWKALQAHVGAIHKTHLRDLMTDIDRCKAMTAEFEGVFLDYSRQQATTETIDKLFKLAEAAKLKEKIDKLFKTFRTGSWIGATGKPLTNVVSVGIGGSLLGPLFVHTTLQTDPEAA, from the coding sequence ATGGCGTCGCCGGTGCTCATCTCTGACACCGACCAGTGGAAAGCCCTCCAGGCGCACGTCGGCGCGATCCACAAGACGCACCTGCGCGATCTCATGACGGACATCGACCGATGCAAGGCAATGACGGCGGAATTTGAAGGCGTCTTCCTGGACTACTCGAGGCAGCAGGCCACCACCGAGACCATCGACAAGCTCTTCAAGCTGGCGGAGGCCGCAAAGCTCAAGGAGAAGATCGACAAGCTCTTCAAGACTTTCAGAACTGGCTCATGGATTGGGGCAACTGGGAAACCATTGACAAATGTTGTCTCAGTTGGGATTGGTGGTAGCTTACTTGGACCTCTGTTTGTGCATACGACTCTCCAGACTGACCCGGAAGCAGCATAA